TCACAGAACTGGCCGCCTGCATCGGTTGGGTCGACCGAGCGGAAAAACATATGCAGCAGGCGTTCGCGTGAAACCTGATCCGGGTCGAACAGGATCTGCACCGCCTCAAAATGCCCGGTGCCGCCGCGCGTGACCTGCTTGTAGGTCGGGTTGTCGAGTGTCCCGCCAGTATAACCGGACACCGCGCCCAGCACGCCGGGCACTTTCTCGAAATCGGCCTCGACACACCAGAAACAGCCACCCGCAACGGTCAGGGTCTGGGTCTCTGCGGCCTCTGCCTTGCCCCCTTGCAGGATGGTGGCCAGGGCCATGGCGGCGATCAGGGCAATGGGTTTGAGTGTCTGGATCGGGAACATGCTGCTCCTCCTTTTCCGGGTGCGATCAGGCTGCCTTGTGTCACTGGCCCGGGCAAGCCACCGACATCAAATGTCACGCGCTGTTGAAGCGGTGTTTATCACTTGGAACCGGCCGGGCAGGGCGTTAGCGTGCGGCCAAAACCGGCAATCGGAGAGCAGAACATGAAAATCGCCATGTGGTCGGGGCCGCGCAATCTGTCGACGGCGATGATGTACGCCTTTGGCGCCCGGACCGATTGCGCGGTGATCGACGAGCCGTTCTATGCCGCCTATCTGGCGATGACCGGACTGCATCATCCGATGCGCGAAGAGGTTCTGGCCGCCCAGTCGCAAGACCCAGGTCAGGTGGCGGCAATGCTAAGCGGGCCCAATCCCGGGGCGCGGCCGTTCTGGTATCAGAAGCACATGACGCAGCACATGATCCCCGGCATCCCGCGCGACTGGATGCGGTCGGTCTGCAACGTGTTCCTGATCCGCCATCCGGCGCGGGTGATCGCCAGCTATGCCGAAAAGCGCGAGAACCCGACGCTGGAAGATATCGGTTTTCGTCAGCAGGCGGAACTTTTTGACGAGGTGTCTGGCTGGGGCGGCGACCCATTGGTCATCGACAGCCACGATATCCGCGAAGATCCGGCGCGGATGCTGGAACGGCTCTGCGACCGGATTGGCGTCCCGTGGTCGCCGCATATGCTGAGTTGGCCCAAGGGCGGCCACAAGGATGATGGAGTCTGGGCGCGGCACTGGTACGGGGCGGTCTGGAACTCGACCGGATTCGCAGGGCCCGAAGGCGATTTGCCCGAGGTTCCAGAGGCGTTGCAGCCGGTCTTGCAAGCCGCGATGCCATTTTATGAGCGCATGCGCGCCGTCAAGATTTGACCGGCGCGCTCATCCGCCCGCATGGGCGTCTTCGCGAAGAGGCCCGTCAGGGCTGATTGAGCGCGCCCTAGCCCAGCAATTGCCCCAGCTTCATCGCCACACCCATGTTGCCGCTGATCTTGAGCTTGCCCATCATCACGCCGGTCATCGGGTTCAGCTTGCCGGTCAGCAGCTTGACCAGATTGTCCTGGCTCAGGCGGATGGTGCAGTCGGTGTCGCGGTCCTGGGTGCTGGCGGTGTTGTCAGCCAGAACGATCACACCATCGTCGCCACAGTCGAATTTCAGCGACCCGTCAAAGCTTTTGCCCGCCAGTTCGGTCTGCATCTTGTCGGCGATATCCTGAAGCATGTTGCGCCTCTCATGTTGTTGGGAAAAGCGGTAAGAAACCGGCCCGCGCTTGGCAAGCCTGACCAAGCGGCAGGGTCAGCCGCCCAGCGCGCGCAGGGTCAGGGGGCAGGGCGATCCGTCATAGAACGCCTCCAGAACCGCGCGGAATTCACCCGGCGCATCCGGCACCGCGGCGAACAGCGTCATGGAAGAACGCAGCTTCTTGGCGTCGATGCTGCCAAGGATATCGTCGGGCCGTTTACCGGCATGGGTCAACATCAGGCGGCTGACCTCGATCAGTCGGGCGCGCAATGCGGGATGGGCCAGATAGGCGGCCGCCTCGTCCAGATCCCCGATCCCGTAAAGCTGCGCCATATGCGACTGGCCGAGTTCGGCCAGCTGCGGAAAGACGAACCACATCCAGTGGCTCGTCTTTTGCCCCAAAGTTAGTTCGCGCAGGACATCCGGCCAGACGGTGTCCTGCGCCTCGACGAACATCTCCAGTTCGTCATCATCGTCAAACTCGTCTTCGCCGATCACTTGCCAGCAACGCGACGGTTGCGGGTCGCAAGCAGTTTCAGCCGCAGCGCGTTCAGCTGGATGAAGCCCTTGGCATCCTGCTGGTCATAGGCGCCGGCGTCCTCTTCGAAGGTCACGTGGGCCTCGGAATAGAGCGAGTGATCCGACCAGCGGGCGACGGTGCGCGCCGAACCCTTGTAGAGTTTCAGCCGGACGGTGCCGGTGACGTGCTCCTGGCTCTTGTCGATCAGGGCCTGCAGCATCTCGCGCTCGGGGCTGAACCAGAAGCCGTTATAGATCAGCTCGGCATAGCGGGGCATGATCGAATCCTTCAGGTGGCCCGCGCCGCTGTCCAGCGTGATCTGTTCGATGCCGCGATGTGCCTCGAGCAGGATGGTCCCGCCGGGGGTCTCGTAGACGCCGCGCGATTTCATCCCGACAAAGCGGTTTTCGACGAAATCCAAGAGGCCGATACCGTGCTTGCCACCCAACTCGTTCAGACGGGTCAGGATGGTTGCGGGCGACATCGCCTCGCCGTTGATCGCCACCGCGTCACCCTTTTCAAAGGTAACTTCGATGAACTCGGGCGTGTCGGGGGCGTCTTCGACCGCGACGATGCGTTGGGCGACGTAATCGGGCGCCTCGACGCCCGGATCCTCCAGCACCTTGCCCTCGGACGAGGTGTGCAGCAGGTTCGCGTCGACCGAGAACGGCGCCTCGCCGCGCTTGTCCTTCGAAATCGGAATCTGATGCGCTTCGGCGAATTCCAGCAGACGGGTGCGGCTGGTCAGATCCCACAGGCGCCAGGGCGCGATCACCCTGATCTCGGGGTTCAGCGCATAGGCGGAAAGCTCGAACCGCACCTGGTCGTTGCCCTTGCCGGTGGCGCCATGGGCCACCGCGTCAGCGCCGTGTTCGGCGGCGATCTCGACCAGACGTTTCGAGATCAGCGGCCGCGCGATCGAAGTGCCCAGCAAATACAGCCCCTCGTACACCGCATTGGCGCGGAACATCGGAAAGACAAAGTCGCGCACGAACTCTTCGCGGACATCCTCGATATGGATGTTCTCGGGCTTGATGCCCAGCAGCTCGGCCTTTTTGCGGGCGGGTTCCAGCTCCTCTCCCTGGCCGAGATCGGCGGTAAAGGTGACAACCTCGCAGCCATATTCGGTCTGCAACCATTTCAGGATGATCGAGGTATCGAGGCCACCGGAATAGGCCAGGACAACTTTCTTGGGCGCGGACATCGGATTTCCCCTTAAACGCATGACGTGTGGGGCCTAGCGGGTTTTGCGGTTGGGGGCAAGTTGTGGTGGTTGACAGAGGCGGGGAAACGAGATGAAACAACAGAGTGCCACACAAGTTATGGTTGAGGGGTGTTTCAAAATGTTAGGTTGGCGGATTTTCCTGTATTCGATCCGGATGGTTCTGCGCAATTGGCGACACGCTCTGCGGCTGGCCCTTGTGCCCGCGATCCTTGGCAGCGTGGCGATGATGACAATAGCCTGGGTCATGCAAAGCGGCCCTGCGTTTGAACAATTTTTCGGGGCAGGGCTCAACGATCTCGACAAGACCGAGATGACCCGCCAGCATACGCTTTCCTCGCTGTTGGTCCTTGTGCCTCAAGCTGTAGCCAGCCTCTGGATCGTGATAACTTGGCATCGGTTCATTCTGCTGGAAGAAGCGCAGGACGGCTGGGTGCCGCCCTTGCGTCCGGGGCGAACCCTCGCCTATTTCGCCCTGTCGGTGGGGATCGTGTTGATCTTTGCGGCTGTCGCGTTTCCTGTTGTCTATGCGACGGTCGTTCTTGCTGCTGCGTTGGGGCTGCGTGGCATGGCGGTTGCGCTCACGTTAGCGGTATTGCTGCTTCTGTCGCCCTTGTCGCAAAGGGCACTACTTGTCCTGCCTGCCTCTGCCATCGGCCAACCGCTGAGTTTCGGTGACGCGCTGACGCTGACACGCGATCACTACTGGACCATGCTGATTGTCGCGGTATCGGGGTCTGCCATGCAACATGGGCTTTCGACCGTGCTGTCTTTCGTAGGCGGAACCTCTACCGTTGGGCCGGTCGCCGCGCTTTTCCTGACGCTGTTGTTGCAACCGCTGCTCTGGGCGAGTGTTCTGACCACTCTCTACGGGGTCTTTGTGGAGAAGCGCCCGCTTGGCTGACGCGCGTACACCAATGTATTCCTTGTCTCGGGCGCGGGGTTGCGGCAGTCAGGTGGAATGAGCGATTTCATGACCCGAGCCCGCGCCGCCGAACAGGCGATGCGCGAAGTTTTCCCCGCCACGCCGTTGCAGCGAAACGACCATCTGTCGGCGCGTTATGGCGCCGATATCTGGCTTAAGCGCGAGGATCTGAGCCCGGTCCGCTCCTACAAGATCCGAGGTGCGTTCAACGCGATGCGCAAGCAGCCGGGGCAGGGGCTGTTCGTCTGTGCAAGTGCCGGCAATCATGCCCAGGGCGTGGCCTTTATGTGTCGGCACATGGGGGTACGGGGCGTGATCTTCATGCCGGTGACCACGCCGCAGCAGAAGATCCAGAAGACCCGCATGTTCGGCGGCGATCAGGTCGAAATTCACCTGACCGGCGACTATTTCGACCAGACGCTGGCCGCCGCACAGGCCTGGTGCGCGCAGGAGGGTGGGCATTTCCTGTCGCCCTTCGACGATGCCGATGTGATCGAGGGGCAGGCCTCGCTGGCCGTCGAGATCGAGGAACAGCTGGGCGGCGTGCCCGATCATGTGGTGCTGCCGGTGGGTGGCGGCGGCATGTCGGCGGGGGTGGCGACCTGGTTCGGGGATCGCAGCCATTGCATCTTTGTCGAACCCGAGGGCGGCGCCTGCCTGCGCGCGGCGCTGGCGGCGGGGCATCCGGTAAAGCTGGATCATGTGGACAATTTCGTCGATGGCGCGGCGGTGGGCCGGATCGGGGAAAAGACATTCGAACTGCTGAAATCGCGGCACATGTCCGATGTGCTGGTGATGCCCGAAGATCGCATCTGCACCACCATCATCGAGATGCTGAATGTCGAGGGGATCGTGCTGGAACCCGCCGGCGCGCTGTCGGTCGAGGCGGTGGCCGATGTGCAAAGCTTTGTCCGGGGCAAGACGGTGGTCTGCGTCACCTCGGGCGGCAATTTCGATTTCGAACGCCTGCCCGAGGTCAAGGAGCGCGCGCAGCGCTATTTGGGGGTCAAGAAATACTTCCTGCTGCGCCTGCCACAGCGACCGGGCGCGCTGAAGGAATTTCTGAACATTCTGGGGCCCGATGACGATATCGCCCGGTTCGAATACATGAAGAAATCGGCGCGCAATTTCGGCTCGGTCCTGATCGGGATCGAAACCGCGAGGCCCGAGAACTTCGAACGCCTTTACGCCCGTCTGGACGAGGCCGGGTTTACCTATACCGATATCACCCGCAACGAGACGCTGGCGCAATTCGTGATCTGAGCGCTCTCAGATATGACCGGGCAGTTCCGATTGGAACACCGATTTCGACGCCTCGAAACTGTTGATGATGGCATCCAGGTCGACCGTGTCCGCATGACCGGCGGCCGATTGCCGCTCGCCATCCTGGCACAGGGCGGAAAAGGACTGAAACCCAAGGCTGAGCGCGCTGCCCTTGAGAAAATGCAGATCCTTTTCAAGCAGGCTGCGATCCGGTGCCTGCCGAAGACGCGTGATCACCTCTTCGACCTCTTCCAGGAACAGGTCCACAACCTCTTCGAAATCCTCCGCACCGACCTCTTCCCGCAATTGGGTCACGCGGGGCCAGTGAATCATGGCGCACCTCCGTTCTCTCTGCCCCATTCACCCATCATTAGGAGATCGAGGGTAAACAGCCGGTAAAGAGAGACGGGACCAAAAGCGGCAATTCTCTCTTTCATGAGATGTTAACGGGGACCTGCCTAGCGTGGGCCGTATCCTTGGCCTTGGTGAAATCGGGACAGACAACAGTGTTGCATGGTAGGGAAATGGAGGCCCAGACCGATATGGAACCGGGCGCAATCCGCCGGGTGCTGGTTGTTGACGACAGCCGGTTGCAGCGCCGCATCCTGTCGAGCTCGCTGAAGAAATGGGGATTCGAGGTGATCGAGGCCGAAAGCGGCGAGGAGGCGATGGAAATCTGCGCTCGCGCCATGCCCGATCTGGTGTTGAGCGACTGGGTCATGCCGGGGATGAGCGGCGTCGATTTCTGCGAGGCGTTCCGGCAACTGAATTCTGACCGATACTGCTATTTCATCCTGCTTACATCGAAGAGCGAAAAGAACGAGGTGGCGCAGGGGCTGGATGCCGGGGCCGACGATTTCCTGATCAAGCCGGTCAGCTCGGACGAGCTGCGGGCGCGGATTTCGGCCGGGGACCGCGTGATCGGCATGCAGCGAGAGCTTTCGGCCAAGAACGAAGTGATCGAACAGGCGCTGGACGATCTGAAACGCGCCCATGACGCCATCGACAAGGACTTGATCCAGGCGCGCAAGATTCAGGAATCGCTGGTGCCCGACTTCAGCCAGGATTTCGGTTCCTCGCGGATCAGCCTGCTGCTGAAACCCTGTGGGCATATCGGCGGCGATCTGGTGGGCATGTTCTCACCCGGGCCGAACCGGGTCGGGTTCTACAGCATCGACGTTTCAGGCCATGGCATCACCTCGGCGATGATGACCGCGCGTCTGGGTGGCTATCTGTCCAGCCGCTATTTCGACCAGAATGTCGCGATGGAGAAGCGGTTCAACAAGTTTTTCGCCCTGCGCCAGCCGCAAGACGTGGCCGAGACCCTCAACTCCCGCCTGATCGCCGATACCGGGATCGAGGAATATTTCACCATGGTCTACGCGATCATGGACCTGCGCAGCGGCATGTTGCGGATGGTGCAGGCCGGACACCCGCACCCGCTGCTCTTGCGTCGGGACGGTACGGCGGAATTCATCGGTGAGGGTGGCGTTCCCATCGGTCTGTTGCCGGGCGTTCCCTTTACCCAGGTCGAGGTGCAGATGGAGGTTGGTGACCGGCTTCTGCTTTACTCCGACGGGTTTACCGAATGCCGCCTTGCCAATGGCGAGATGCTGGAGCCAGAGGGGCTACTGGCGCTGGTCAATGAGTGTAATCCCGAACAGGGCGGTCAGGAGTTTCTGGATGACTTGTTCTGGCGCCTGACTCAGGTCATGTCGCCTGAACACGGGCTTGAGGATGATGTGTCGGCAACGTTTTTCGAGTTTAACGGGCCGTGATCCGCGCCAGATGCCGGGCGGCGAAATGACGGTCGCCGGCATTGCCCAGCAGTTGCGCTGCGCTGTGGGCCGGCATCCACAGGGCGGCGTGATCGGGTTCTGTCGGCGGGCCGATACGGCGCACCGGCCGGGCGCGGTAGATCAGACAGATCTTTTCGGCCCAGAGATTGTATTCCGGCATATAGGCAAAGCGGCGGAACGCCCCTATCCGGCGCGGTGCGGCGATCAGCCAGCCGGTTTCCTCGTAAACCTCGCGATGCAGCGCGGCGACCGGCGATTCGCCCGGATCGATGCCGCCACCGGGCAGTTGCAGGTCGGGATCGGGGTCATACTGGCTGGTCAGCAGCAGATCCGATCCTCGCGGCAGCAGGGCATAGGCTCCGACCCTGCGGGTGTAACGGCGGCCCGGCTCGGGGCTTTCCCCAAAACGTCTGATCATGTAGAGGCCCTTTCAACGCGGCTTGTCCGACCCTATATGGTCGCGATATGCCAAGACTTGGCGTGCAAGGAAACCCATGACACTCGGAACCAAAATCGCGTGGGACGACACTGTCCTGCCCTTTCAGCTCGATTTGCCTGACATGCGTGGCCGCGTGGCGCGGCTGGACGGTGTGCTGGACGGCATTCTGAAACAACACGATTATCCCACAGTGGTCGAGGCCCTGGTGGCCGAAATGGCATTGCTGACCGCGCTGATCGGCCAAACCATCGGCCTGCGCTGGAAACTGTCGCTGCAGGTACAGTCCAAGGGCGCGGTGCGGATGATCGCCACCGATTACTATGCCCCTCGGGCCGAGGGCGAGCCGGCGCGCATCCGTGCCTATGCCGGTTTCGACGCCGACCGGCTGACCGACGGTGCCCCGTTCGATCAGGTGGGTGAGGGCTATTTCGCGATCCTGATCGACCAGGGCAAAGGGACCCAACCCTATCAGGGGATCACCCCGCTGGCGGGTGGTTCGCTAAGCGCCTGTGCCGAGGCCTATTTTGCCCAATCCGAACAGCTGCCGACACGGTTTCAGCTGCGCTTTGGCAAGTCCACCGAACCGGGCGTGCCAGAGCATTGGCGCGCCGGCGGCGTGATGTTGCAGCATATGCCAAAGGCCTCGCCCTTTGCGGCGGGCGGACCGGGAACGGGCGATATCCTGACCGCCGCCGATCTGGTGGACGGCGCCGAGGGCGAGAACTGGAACCGGGTCAATATCCTGCTCGACACGGTCGAGGACCTGGAGTTGATCGGCCCGGCGCTGCCGCCGACCGACCTGCTGGTGCGGCTGTTTCACGAGGAACAGCCTCGTGTCTATGACGCGCAGTCGGTGCGGTTTGGCTGCACCTGCTCCGAAGAGCGGGTGCGCCAGAGTCTGTCGATCTACTCCGTCAAGGATATCGGCCACATGACCACCGACGAGGGTACAGTGACCGCCGATTGCCAGTTCTGCGGCGCGCATTACGTGTTGGATCCGGCCTCGGTCGGGTTCGAGGCGGATCAGGGTGACTGATCCGATCGACAGTTTGATGGCGGCCCTGGCCCGGACCGGGCCTGGGTCGAGCGACTTTGACCTCAACCCGGGCACCATTCTACCCGAGGGGCGCAGGCTGCGCCCCGCCGGGGTGCTGGTGCCGGTGACGCTGGCCCACGGTGCGCCCCGGGTGATCCTGACCAAGCGGTCCTCGGCGCTGAAACATCATCCGGGTCAGATCGCCTTTCCCGGCGGCAAACAGGACGAGGGCGACGCGGATGTGATCGCCGCCGCCCTGCGCGAGGCCGAGGAAGAGATCGGTCTGACCCGCACCCTGCCGCAGGTGCTGGGCACCCTGCCGGCGCATGAGACGGTGACCGCCTTTACCGTCACGCCTGTGGTGGCGGTGGTCGAGCGCACCTTCGACGTCCGGCCCGAGCCGGGCGAGGTCGAAGAGGTGTTCAGCGTGCCGCTCGCACATCTGATGCGGCCCGAGAACTACTCGGTTCAGTCGCGCCGCTGGCGCGGACAGCGGCGGCATTACTTCACCGTGCCTTTCGGGCCCTACTACATCTGGGGCGCCACCGCGCGGATGCTGAGGGGGCTGGCCGAAAGGATGCAGCAATGACCCGGATTGACGAGGCATGGCTGACCGAACCGGCGACGCAACAGGTGTGCCGGGCCCTGACCGAGGGCGGTGCGCAGGCGCTGTTCGTCGGTGGCTGTGTGCGCAACGCACTGTTGGGCGCGCCGGTCAGCGATATCGACATCACCACCGACGCCCATCCCGAGCGGGTGATGGCGCTGGCCGCCGCGGCCGGGATCAAGGCGGTTCCCACAGGCATCGCCCATGGCACCGTGACGCTGGTTGCCAATAGCATTCCGCATGAGGTCACCACTTTTCGCCGCGATGTGGAAACCGACGGCCGCCGCGCGGTGGTCGCCTTTTCCGACTCGATCCACGAGGATGCCGCGCGGCGCGATTTCACCATGAACGCGCTTTATGCCCGGCCCGACGGCACGGTTCTGGACCCGTTGGATGGGCTGCCCGATCTACAGGCGCGGCGCGTGCGGTTCATCGGTGATGCGACCGACCGCATCCGCGAGGATTACTTGCGCTCGCTGCGTTATTTCCGGTTTCACGCCTGGTATGGCGATGCCGAGGCCGGTTTCGATGCCGAAGCGCTGGCGGCGATTGCCGGTAATCTCGACGGGCTGTCCCGCCTCTCGCGCGAGAGGGTGGGGGCCGAGATGTTGAAACTGTTCGCCGCGCCCGACCCGGCGCCCTCGGTCGCTGCCATGCGCGCCGCCGGGGTGCTGGCCCAGCTTCTGCCCGGTGCGGATGATCGGGCGCTGGCGCCGCTGGTACATCTGGAAGACGGGTTGGGGGCCGATCCGATCCGGCGGCTGGCCGCGCTGGGCGACGGCGAAGCACTGGCCTCGCTCCGGTTGAGCAAGGCGCAGATGGCGTTGCTGGACACGCTGCGCCGAGCTGCTTTGGGCACCGCCGGGGCCGGAGAGTTGGGGCACGAACTGGGCGTCGAGGCGGCGCGCGATGCACTTCTTCTGCGGGCCGCGCTGCTGGAACAACCGCTTGACCCGCACGCGCCCGCCGCCATTGCGCGCGGGGCTGCGGCGGTGTTTCCGGTCACTGCCCGCGATCTGATGCCAGCCTATTCTGGCCCCGCGCTGGGCGCGCGGCTTGCCACGCTAAAGGCGCGCTGGATCGCCTCGGACTTCAGCCTGAGCAGGGCGGCTTTGCTGGTTGACAAGGATTGACGCAAGGTCAATCAATTCCTGCGTGACAGGGCGAACCTTGCAAGGTTAGGTTTGCCTCGAAACCGATAGGAGGGATGCGAATGTATTACGGGCTCTGGTTCAGCTGAGGCTGGGATAACCGACCCGTTCGGGTGGTGTCCTGCACGCCGCCTCTTTCGCATATTCCCTAACTGCTCAACGGAGCATCCTTCATGTTTCGCTTTTTCGAAAATCTTGTCGATCCCTTTGTCGCCTATGACGAGACCGACACGCCGCCCACCCGGTTGTGGCCCTTTATGCTGGATTACTCCCAGCCGTTTCTGCGCGTCTTTGTCTGGACTGCGCTGCTGTCGATCATCGTCGCCGGGGTCGAGATCGGGCTGATCTACTACATGGGCCGTGTCGTCGATGTGTTGAACGGCGAACCGGCCGAGGTCTGGGCGCGCTACGGCACCGAGTTCATCGTGCTGGCACTGTTCGTCCTGCTGATCCGGCCTGCGCTGCATGTGGCCGATGTGCTGCTGTTGAACAATGCGATCCTGCCCAATTTCGGCACCCTGATCCGCTGGCGCGCGCATAAACACGTATTGCGCCAGTCGGTCGGCTGGTTCGAGAATGATTTTGCCGGGCGCATCGCCAACCGGATCATGCAGACCCCCCCGGCGGCGGGCGAGGTGATCTTTCAGGTTTTCGACGCGATCTCGTTTTCGCTGGCCTATCTGTTGGGCGCGGCGATCTTGCTTATGGCGGCCGACATCCGGCTGCTGCTGCCATTGCTGATCTGGTTCGCGCTTTATGCTTTGCTGGTGCGCTGGACGATCCAGCGGGTTGGGCCAGCGTCGCAGGCGGCCTCGGATGCGCGTTCGACCGTGACGGGGCGGGTGGTGGACAGCTATACCAACATCCATTCGGTCAAGATGTTCGCCCATGACGACCGCGAGCTGACCTATGCCCGCGAAGCGATCGAGGAAACGCGCCGCACCTTTCAGGTGGAAATGCGGATCTTTACCATCATGGACGTGGTGCTGGTCACCCTGAACGGGCTGCTGATCGTCGGCGTGGTTGGCTGGGCCATCGCGCTCTGGATGCAGGGGCAGGCCAGTGTCGGCCTGGTGGCCGCAGCCTCGGCCCTGACCCTGCGGCTGAACGCGATGACCGGCTGGATCATGTGGGCGCTGACCAGTTTCTTTCGCCAATTGGGTGTGGTGGCCGAGGGGATGGAAACCATCGCCCAGCCCATCGACCTGGTGGATGCGCCGGATGCCCGGCCGCTGGAGCTGAGCGAGGGCCGGATCGAACTGCAACAGCTGTCGCATCACTATGGGCGCGGCGCCGGCGGGCTGGACCAGTTGGACCTGACAATTGCGCCGGGTGAAAAGATCGGGCTGATCGGACGCTCGGGCGCGGGCAAGTCGACGCTGGTCAAGCTGCTGCTCCGGTTCTACGACCCCGATAGCGGTCGCATCCTGATCGACGGACAGGATATCGCCCGGGTGACCCAGAACAGTCTGCGCAGCCATATCGGCATGGTGCAGCAGGACAGCGCCCTGTTGCACCGCTCGGTCCGTGACAACCTGCTTTATGGTCGTCCCGACGCGAGTGAGGACGAGATGATCGCCGCCGCCAAACAGGCCGAGGCGCATGACTTCATCCTGGACCTCGAAGATCCGCAGGGCAGGCGCGGCTATGATGCCCATGTGGGCGAGCGCGGCGTCAAGCTGAGCGGCGGGCAACGCCAGCGGGTGACCCTGGCGCGGGTCATTCTGAAGAACGCGCCCATTTTGCTGTTGGACGAGGCGACCAGCGCGCTAGATTCCGAGGTCGAGGCCGCCATTCAGGACACGCTCTACGGCATGATGGAAGGAAAGACCGTGATCGCCATCGCTCACCGGCTGAGCACAATCGCCCAGATGGACCGTATCCTGGTGCTGGATCAGGGCCGGATCGTTGAAGAGGGCGATCATGCCGACCTGCTGGCGCAGGGCGGGCTCTATGCCCAGTTCTGGGCACGGCAATCGGGCGGGTTTCTGAACACCGAGGCCGCTGAATGAGGTTTGCCGACCTCATCGACCCGTTTCGTGACACCGACACGCCCCCGCCCCAGCGGCTGGGGGCGTTCATTCGCTGGGCATTGAGCGGCGCCTGGCCGGTTCTATTCGTCGCCGCCCTGTTTTCTGCCCTGGCAGGCATGTTCGAGGCGATTACCGCGTGGATACTGGGGCAGGTGGTCGACCGGGCGGTCGAACTTGGTCCCGAAGGGTTTTTTGAGGGCACCAACCTGGCGACAATCCTGGTTGCAGTGGGCTTTTTCGTGTTGATCCGGCCGGTTGCCTTTGGCCTGTCGGCCTTCTCCAACAACTATATCGTCATGCCCAATATCCCGCCGCTTGTGCTGGCCAAGCTGAATCGGTGGACGCTGGGACAATCGGTGGGCTTCTTTGATGACGATTTCGCCGGTCGGATCGCGCAGAAACAGATGCAGACGGCAAGCGCGCTCAGCTCGGTGGTATCCGAGACCATCAGCGCGATCGTCTTTGCACTGGCATCGCTGATCGGCAGTTTGGCCTTGTTAGGGTCTATTCATCCA
The window above is part of the Ruegeria pomeroyi DSS-3 genome. Proteins encoded here:
- a CDS encoding argininosuccinate synthase, whose amino-acid sequence is MSAPKKVVLAYSGGLDTSIILKWLQTEYGCEVVTFTADLGQGEELEPARKKAELLGIKPENIHIEDVREEFVRDFVFPMFRANAVYEGLYLLGTSIARPLISKRLVEIAAEHGADAVAHGATGKGNDQVRFELSAYALNPEIRVIAPWRLWDLTSRTRLLEFAEAHQIPISKDKRGEAPFSVDANLLHTSSEGKVLEDPGVEAPDYVAQRIVAVEDAPDTPEFIEVTFEKGDAVAINGEAMSPATILTRLNELGGKHGIGLLDFVENRFVGMKSRGVYETPGGTILLEAHRGIEQITLDSGAGHLKDSIMPRYAELIYNGFWFSPEREMLQALIDKSQEHVTGTVRLKLYKGSARTVARWSDHSLYSEAHVTFEEDAGAYDQQDAKGFIQLNALRLKLLATRNRRVAGK
- a CDS encoding Hsp33 family molecular chaperone HslO: MTLGTKIAWDDTVLPFQLDLPDMRGRVARLDGVLDGILKQHDYPTVVEALVAEMALLTALIGQTIGLRWKLSLQVQSKGAVRMIATDYYAPRAEGEPARIRAYAGFDADRLTDGAPFDQVGEGYFAILIDQGKGTQPYQGITPLAGGSLSACAEAYFAQSEQLPTRFQLRFGKSTEPGVPEHWRAGGVMLQHMPKASPFAAGGPGTGDILTAADLVDGAEGENWNRVNILLDTVEDLELIGPALPPTDLLVRLFHEEQPRVYDAQSVRFGCTCSEERVRQSLSIYSVKDIGHMTTDEGTVTADCQFCGAHYVLDPASVGFEADQGD
- a CDS encoding Hpt domain-containing protein, which codes for MIHWPRVTQLREEVGAEDFEEVVDLFLEEVEEVITRLRQAPDRSLLEKDLHFLKGSALSLGFQSFSALCQDGERQSAAGHADTVDLDAIINSFEASKSVFQSELPGHI
- a CDS encoding SCP2 sterol-binding domain-containing protein, whose protein sequence is MLQDIADKMQTELAGKSFDGSLKFDCGDDGVIVLADNTASTQDRDTDCTIRLSQDNLVKLLTGKLNPMTGVMMGKLKISGNMGVAMKLGQLLG
- a CDS encoding PP2C family protein-serine/threonine phosphatase, giving the protein MEAQTDMEPGAIRRVLVVDDSRLQRRILSSSLKKWGFEVIEAESGEEAMEICARAMPDLVLSDWVMPGMSGVDFCEAFRQLNSDRYCYFILLTSKSEKNEVAQGLDAGADDFLIKPVSSDELRARISAGDRVIGMQRELSAKNEVIEQALDDLKRAHDAIDKDLIQARKIQESLVPDFSQDFGSSRISLLLKPCGHIGGDLVGMFSPGPNRVGFYSIDVSGHGITSAMMTARLGGYLSSRYFDQNVAMEKRFNKFFALRQPQDVAETLNSRLIADTGIEEYFTMVYAIMDLRSGMLRMVQAGHPHPLLLRRDGTAEFIGEGGVPIGLLPGVPFTQVEVQMEVGDRLLLYSDGFTECRLANGEMLEPEGLLALVNECNPEQGGQEFLDDLFWRLTQVMSPEHGLEDDVSATFFEFNGP
- the ilvA gene encoding threonine ammonia-lyase IlvA produces the protein MSDFMTRARAAEQAMREVFPATPLQRNDHLSARYGADIWLKREDLSPVRSYKIRGAFNAMRKQPGQGLFVCASAGNHAQGVAFMCRHMGVRGVIFMPVTTPQQKIQKTRMFGGDQVEIHLTGDYFDQTLAAAQAWCAQEGGHFLSPFDDADVIEGQASLAVEIEEQLGGVPDHVVLPVGGGGMSAGVATWFGDRSHCIFVEPEGGACLRAALAAGHPVKLDHVDNFVDGAAVGRIGEKTFELLKSRHMSDVLVMPEDRICTTIIEMLNVEGIVLEPAGALSVEAVADVQSFVRGKTVVCVTSGGNFDFERLPEVKERAQRYLGVKKYFLLRLPQRPGALKEFLNILGPDDDIARFEYMKKSARNFGSVLIGIETARPENFERLYARLDEAGFTYTDITRNETLAQFVI
- the msrA gene encoding peptide-methionine (S)-S-oxide reductase MsrA — its product is MFPIQTLKPIALIAAMALATILQGGKAEAAETQTLTVAGGCFWCVEADFEKVPGVLGAVSGYTGGTLDNPTYKQVTRGGTGHFEAVQILFDPDQVSRERLLHMFFRSVDPTDAGGQFCDRGDSYRTAIFVSNKVESALASQAKANAEAELGQTVVTPILTAGRFYPAEAYHQDYAKGEKLVLTRFGPKRQQEAYKLYRKSCGRDARVKQLWGDAAPFAGS
- a CDS encoding DUF1810 domain-containing protein, which gives rise to MFVEAQDTVWPDVLRELTLGQKTSHWMWFVFPQLAELGQSHMAQLYGIGDLDEAAAYLAHPALRARLIEVSRLMLTHAGKRPDDILGSIDAKKLRSSMTLFAAVPDAPGEFRAVLEAFYDGSPCPLTLRALGG
- a CDS encoding NUDIX hydrolase — protein: MIRRFGESPEPGRRYTRRVGAYALLPRGSDLLLTSQYDPDPDLQLPGGGIDPGESPVAALHREVYEETGWLIAAPRRIGAFRRFAYMPEYNLWAEKICLIYRARPVRRIGPPTEPDHAALWMPAHSAAQLLGNAGDRHFAARHLARITAR